The nucleotide sequence attgttgcaatttacgaccaaaaactacgcaatcgtggtgcgagtttaaaggaacaaggaaggatttagtgaaTTATTGAATAGGCTTTCAGAACGCAGTGTTAAATACGGAATAGAAATTGAGCTAAACtgcggacggacggacggacagactgACGGACACAGCAAAACCTTCTCTTTTTAagtatagattaaataattgtgattGGGAGTCATTTAGCCGTACAGTAGAAGATTATATCGAGCCACTTCCCGCATTATGTGATACAAATTTGGAAAACACAAAGCATTTGATAACCTTATCACAGCATACTTGACAGCTGCAGCAAACCCCCGTGGTGGGATAAAGAATGTACAGAGgctattaataaaagaaatgaaacagaacagtcaattaaaaataatttaaacttgaattattgttatattataatctgttatttaataatactgAAGCAGCCACCAAAAGACTTCTGCGTAAAAAGAAAagagatgaaatttaaatctttctCGATGTACCGTCGTCTGTAATTTGGAAGAAAATAAGAATGTTTAGAGCATCTACAGTAGCTCAGCCTAAGAATTCAAATTCTGTAGATTGGGTTGAaccgtttttaaataatcttgcTCCCAGCACTGTTCCAAATTCTAATCAATTACCCTATATGTACGTATaccctatatgtatatatgtatctgaaaatgttagtaatattttatcttctaCCTTTTCTTTACTTGAGTTTCAGTTGGTTTTAAACAGACTATCAGATTCAACTCCAGGTTGTGACGGCATTCCTTACTCTTTTGTAATTCATTCCAGACCTCTTACTCTTACATATTTACTAAACTTAATCAATGCGTTTGTAGACTCAGGCTCGATCCCTCCTTCGTGGAAACATCgaattattatacctatattaaaaccCCACAAAGATTCTAATGATCCTACATCGTTTAGGCCTGTTGCTCTTTCATCTGTCTTGGCGAAATTGGCagaacatttaattaaacagaGATTAGAATGGTACATAGAACATAATAATCTATTTCCCCCTTCACAGTTTGGGTTTAGAAAAGGTAAAAGTGTTGCTCATAGTCATGCTTTATTTACCACAGATATACTAACGTCCTTTACAAAATCAGAATCAGTTGTTGCTGCATTTTTAGATATTCATGCTGCGTATGataatcttaattaaattatgagaGAAGATGCAAAAATTGGGAGTGCCTTTGAAGTATGtctattttatctttaatttatattcagaaaGAACTATATCGGTGTACGTTCCTggatttgaaaatgaaaaacgaaCTATTTGGAAAGGCGTTCCACAGGGGTCTGTACTTAGTCCcctgttatataatatttatacttatgacGTACATTCGAATATAGATCTGGCATCATGTGTGTTACAGTATGCAGacgatgttttaatttattcatctcACACTGATATTCAAAAGGCAGCAGGAAACCTAAGtagtatattacataaattgtcAATATGGCTCTCGGAGCATAATCTTTCGTTATCCAAATCCAAAAGCACAGTAGTTATATTTActcgtaaaagaaaaattccaTTGATAAATGTTTCAGTTGATAATGAAATGATTCCGGTGTCTGATAAAGCTAAATTTCTTGGACGCTTATTTGACACTGCTATGAATGGTAACGCTCATATTAACAATGTGATCACAAAATgtgaaaagaatataaatataattagagcTGTTAGTGGAGTTTGGTGGGGATCACATCCTagtatacttaaattaatgtataatgcTTTAATAAGAAGCCTATTAGATTTTGGCTCTATAACATTTtgtcttgaaaataaaactgcagttcataaattagatttattacaatttaaatgtctTAGGATAATAACTGGTGCAATGAAGAGTACACCAACAAATGCACTACAAGTCGAATGTTCCGAGCCTCCCTTGGCGTTACGTAGACAATATCTTTCcgataggtttatttttaaaaatcaataatataccAATCATcggttaaattcaaaattacgtACTCTCAGTGACACCATTAATGATCGGAATGTATTTTGGCGTAAAAAGAGCATACCACATTTGATATCTAGCTACAGGAGATTTGAAGGCCTTCAGTGCTCAACTCACAAATACTATTGTCATCCTGTGTTTTCATACGATTacgatactttattttttgagaCAAAAGTAAATTAGGGACAAATTTACTTTGGCATTGTTAAAGGAACAAGATTAgcaaactttaaatttatctcGTATCTTAAAGATTTGGATTCTAAACCTGAAGTATTCTATACAAATGCTTCTAAATGCTTAGACCCTAGTAATAATAGTGTAGGAGCTGCCTTTTTAAGACATTCATCAGgctattttcaactttttaaatatccaaATTTATTCTCTAACTTTATAGGAGAAGGCATGGCTATTCTTGAGtgtattagatatattatttcgaacaaaattaaatactctTTATGTTTGTTCAGACTCGCTTAGTTTTcttcaatcaattttataaaatcccttcaaaaaacaatcttcttgTCCTCTAGCCCTTGAGGTCAAATGCcatttaaaacattgtcataatttacatttatatgtcACTCTAGCTTGGATACCTGGTCATTCGGGTATCCAAGGTAATGAATTAGTCGATGGCTTGGCAACCTTAGCAGCATCACAGGGAAATGCTGAAAATGACTTTGTCTACTGTCAAGACCTCCTGGCAGTTCCACGAGAGTATCTTTTGAAAGAATGGAACTCCACATGGGAGAGGTCTAGTCAGTCAAAGGGAGGACATTATCGAAGCCTTCATGCAGAACTTTGTCTAAAACCTTGGTTTTCAAAACTGATTTTTGATAGAAGAGTTACTTCTACCATATGTAGACTTAGATTTGGTCATTGTTGTATTGCTACTCATTTGCAAAGAATCGGTGTTCTTAGTGAAGATATATGTGACTGCGCTTTAGTTGAAGAAGGTGATATTGATCATCTTCTGTTCAGATGTCCAAAATATGACTCAAAGCCTCTTTACCAGTTCCTTATAGAACTCCGTGCTCCTCTTCCTTGTGATTCCTTTACTATCCTTTCCTttacagattttaaatatattaaagctCTTGCTTCTTTCCTTTCttaccataatatttttgtttaaaaatatttattcacatatgataatatatgtatttattgcccTCATTCTTCAACACCGCCCAAGTCCTATCCTATCGTCCAATAACAATGTAACTCGACACTGGCATAAATAAGCTCTATTGAAGAAGTTTGATTGccacaaagaagaaaagaaaaaaaaaaaaagaaattcacCCACAATTTATGGACAAGTTCACTACAGACTTGGCTTATGCCTTCTTCTTCAGTGGATATTAGCCACtcttataggtatatatagatattcaatacaaaagacttggctgtatgggctagtaccctttgcctcctcaataaaacgagggaataaacaaaaaaaaaaaaattatggacaacgggaaaaaaaaaaaaagataattatgaTTACATATCAAGAATCGCTGAAAACAGTAAGTACTTAACTGATagtaacatacataacaaTGGATAGCAATGACAACGAAGCTTTGGACTGTGACCAAGAGGtactgaaaaataactatCAGGAAATAATGAATAGTAAAGACGAAGCTTTGGATCAAGATCAAGAAGCTCTGAACAATTATCAAGAAACAATTTATAGTACGGACAATGAAGATTTAGAGCAAAAAACCCTGAACAATAAAAAGCTGAACCGGGGAACTATGGTTAGTAATAACAATGGTACTATGGAGCATAATCAAGAAGATCTGAACAGTCACCAGGAAGAAGTGGATGTTAAGGACATCGAAATTTTGGCTCGTGATCAAAAAGCGCTGAACAATTATCATAATTCAAGGAAAAGACAAAGGAGTATGTATATCTGAGACAAATTTTCCAGTTATTGCAGTTTTTCAGTCAGATACTTTATTGATATGTGGTTGAAGCAATAATATTCTATACTAGCTTGTTTTTACCTGTTTTCTCTATTAAAGCCACCACACAATGAAAGCGGAGGCGGTCCAGAGGCAGAGACCTCTCTGCCTCTGGCTTTAATAGAAACTACTCAAAAGGCACCTGCCTTTTGAGTAGTTTGAGTTTGAAGTTTGAAAAACTACATAGAAGACTATAAAGAGTAGGTAGTCTTTcatataaactcaaaaaaaattCCATTTACACTTTCAATATGTGGCAGCTTTTAGGGGTGGAGTTTCCAAAactccttatttatttttaaaatgaataataggtgcttatttatttataagacagACAgagctattatattatttattataatcttattgcttcaaaaaaaaacttactatagtgcttatattttgtttatggcTTAAatctagttatataaaaataactaaaacctttattgcaccaaaaacaAGATATGATTTTATACTAACTGTTGTAaacaagttataaaaaaatatttttttacaggtaCTAGCAGTTCTAGTTCAAGTGATAAAGTTGCAGTTAGGACAAAGAAGtaagtcattattttatatatgaaaaatatttcttacttgatatttataacagtaactttttaatttgacaggatgaactattattttttgtaactgtGATTAGTTGTTctattaaatgaattatgttaagtttaaaattattgaaaatattgtacttgaacttattatatgatttttcagagaaaaaaataatgacgaTACTTCAAGGAATCCTACAGAAAGTGTATGGCAACATGACCCATCAGGACTCTATGGACTTAAGCCTGAATACTTGAGAATTTTGGGAATAGAGCCACCAATCTGTAGCTGGGTTTCTGTTGAGAATGtgagtataatttttaagggTTTTAAAGGACCCTTAGATAGTTTCATCATTATGATTTTCAAAAGTGTAAATGGGTTAGAGTAATTTTGTATGGACGTGGGGCCCGTTTCTTTCACAATCGAGGGTCACTTCAACAGTTATCTCAAATTTCTTTTGATGGTTTTAAGCAATATGAAAAAACGAAAAAGTTTGATTGATGGATGCATTCACTCAAAATTTGGTTGAAAAACTTGGAGAAAACTGATGaagtgaacttcgattgcgtgagaatctaGCTCCAGTacaagcattttatttttgcctcACTGgctaggtattttttttttgttttttgtatgtatagaaAAAAAGGCCTATGTCTCTGCTCTATcctaatccttacatattataaagcaaaGTCCGCTGTCGCGTgttttaactcaaaaactactgcacggattttcatgctaTTTTCGACACTACATAGCGTGGTTTTGTAAGTTTagctgtataatttattatgatttgacCCTAGCAAGGTGCTAGTCTGATATAGTACATAGACTTTTAAAGTTCAATTCTCTTTGATGTTTTCTTAATGGTTATTTTTTAGTAATGTCAACTAAATCCcttaatgtatgtttttaattatttattattagtgcATGTTGGATGGTAAGATGCCATCTGAAAATCGGTGCTGTACGTAAATTTCTATTTAGGGTGATACTGACTTCACCTTTGCCCGATGTTcacatttagtttttttttattgtctcttCAAATTCTATTCTATGTTTACAGTTCAGATGCGACAAGTCCGAGTTGCGTGAAGTACTGGAGCTGGCTGGCTACGTGGTGGTATGTTCTTTGATCTATGCTCAACCGAAACATGCCAAGGTCATGTACAGTCATCCACTGGAAGCTGTGCAGGTTTGTTTTTGTCTTCTATTTATTCTTCATACTAATACcactaatttaattatactagATTGTGGCGTGTGGTGCCGCCCTAGAaaaggaccactccatatatcatggatgtcgtacaaggcgactaagggacactaGCCTTGGCAACTGATacgcaacaatagcattcccatggTGGCTTGACGACAGGCagtttataaaatcacagccgaattgACCCCGGGGTTCGCGGcatcacaaccccgaacgcaactgGAAACATAGTTGTTCGACGCCTCGCGGGTGCGAACGCGTCTACACAGTTTACAgaccatagatcaacaaaaaaaaaatagtgcaGTCAGGGTCGTCACATGACATGCAGTTATCCAATATGCATGTCgtgtatactttttaattaaaaattgttagcTTAGCACTTTGTCATATGTTTCTCATGTTGTGTGTACCTACACCTTTTTAGGTCACAGTCGGGctcataacttttaaaaaaacctttatgTTAGCTTTTACCAGAGATGGGTTAAGCCTAgtatttttccaatttcatTGCAAACCCGTTGGATTGGCGCGTGATTTTTGGAAAGAAAGAGGGAAAATACAGAGAGTATCCTCCTATCTATGCTCCTAACGCGCTTATGAACTGTAGATAGATAAGACTTTTGCATTcgcaaaattttgtattcgcattattattattatattaatctttGGATAGCTAgttgattatattttgagaaaaaaataatgtttagtaCTACTCCAGGTTATATCCTGTGTATTGAAAGGTCCAGTATATTTTTTCGCAGTAATGATTCCACACCAAAATCCtggttataattataagtgattttaaataacaacaatacgATTACTTTTATGGAAATGGTAATTAGTACAATACAGAGTACAGGATACAGACAATGTGTATAGAcagcatacatatttttttaaatttctgatCTTGTCACCTACCCGGTTTATCCTATTTTTCAGGCCATATCAATGTTAAACAAGCAAATGTTGTATGGGCGTGCTCTGTCTGTAACAATGATGAGATATCCTTTAGACAATGTGATCCTACCTAAAGCGCTGCCTACCGTCGGCCCTGGATTCGGCGCTTACGGTAAACCCTTAAGAGACATTGTGAAACATTACGAAAGATTTGTCAACATGGAACCAAATTCACTAAATCCTTTGCTATTTTACGATCCAAACGATCCGCAGGACAATCAAAAAATGACGGCCCCTGAAAGCGTGGAAACAGACAAAAAGTCCAGAGATGAAATTTATGATAGATTCCAATTCTCGAAACAGTTTGTAATACGACATATTGAAGATGACAGCGATGATTCCAGAAGCGAAAAGGATTCAAACAATGGCACGGATTATCAACTAAAAGATGCGCCTAAGACAACAGCTGTCCCAAAATATTCCCCTGGGAGCCCAACTCGTAGTCCACTGAGTGATATTGATCGTAAAAGCGAAATGGGGTCGGGAGCAGGATATTCGTTGAATAAATTCAGTACTGCAACGAATCAAAGCAGTCCTGCAATGGGGCCTAATGGTGGTCACGTCGGATCTATGGGTACTATTCCCAGTCAACATAATAACCCCCATCCAACACCTATGGGCCAAAGATCAATGATTGCTCCTAATGCTGCACCAGGCCCAATTGGTCCAAGATTTGGGCCTAATCCTCTGGCAGGTCCCGGATTTAGACCTGATGTTCCAACCAGTGGTTCTAATGTACCGCCAATTTATGGCCAACAACCTATGCCGAATCATATGGCTGGTCCAAGATTCCGGCCGAATGTTCTAATTAATGGCCCTAATTTGGCCAATTTGGGCCAACAACCTAGGTTGAACCCTGTTGGTCCAGGATTCAGGCCAAATGTACCAATGACAAATGTAGCCAGACCAAATGGACCAATAACAAGGCAAAATGCACCAATGACAAATGTGCCAAAACTAAATGCACCAATTACAATGCCTGGAATAAGGCCCAACATTCCTATGTCTGGTCCAAATATGGCCGCTGGCCCAACTGGTTCCGGATTGAGACCCAACACAGGGCCAACGACTGTGCAGTTTagaaatgtaagtatttttgtcaGCATTATAACATGACATGATGTTGACAAATTTCTAAAATCTTATTTGTACTAATTTCACTGTTTTTCTGTCTGTTATCGAATGTCttcagagttgaaattttccacgtcaaGTAAAAACGTAGACTGCTTCCACGCAACCATGCGCAAGAGAGCCACTGGTGCGCCGGGTGCGCGCCAGATCCAATATCTTCCTGGCCATGACATgcaacaaaaatcaaaattgaatcatttattcaaattaggtcttcacaggcactttttcacgtcatattctaaattaaatgatatttatcaaagctacaagcatttcggaacgaccactgctgagaagaaatgccgaaagaaactcattcaaacagtgttggtcccagttatcatgccagaagggcttaccattttttaaataaaatgtatgtatcattttttatgtatgtgcCTTTCACAATATTGTTGTGAAAATTCGTACTCGCAAAGCCGAGAGGCAATTTTAATTGTAGacacttattttattgtaattaattttatattaattttaatctcaCTCAAGTGACTgacatttgtatattttgataattttatggGTGTTCGTTACCTgagtggttcgcagagcgtttcgactgcTACCGTCGCGCgttcaatacaatttttaaaattttaacaaaaacaagaatgagttttactatatgactttatattaattactctgtactgtagtaatgtaaattttatgaataaacatgTAACTAatatgattttggaaatgattccttcctcaagaaaattgattgGATTGAAATGACCGcacagccgcagcggtcgaaacgctctgcgaaccacccacctgcaacaaattgattttatttatttatataaaaaaaaatgtatataatataagttacCGCCGACGACAACGTTTGGTGTGCTGAGCGAGAAGCTGTCGCAGTGCGGGCCGCTGCTGTCGCTGCAGCTGGCGGCGCGCGGCTGCGCCACTGCGGCCTTCGCGCATGCCGCGCATGCGCACACGTGCTTCCGTATCCTTTGTGTTTAGAACTGGATAGGCGGTGAAATACCGCGATCGTACAATTTAGATAATAATGTTGTCTTATGCATATTATCCTATATccataaaatgttgtaatgaCAGACGAAACGTTCAAGATTAAGatactacttttttattatggcttTACCCAGGCGACGCCGGGACCAGGGCCGCcagttattacaaaaaataaccacGTCTACGTAAataccttacatattataaaactaagtccTCTGCCGTGTTTGTCTCtcttgtctgttcgcgatatattcaaaaactatcgcacggattttcatgcggttttcaccaatatacgagtatagcgtgattcttgaggaaggtttaatttattatgactttaaccgaacgaagccgggacgggctgctagtaatgctataaataaataaacatagctTCAgtagtttcaaattttatcacaCAACACTTTTAGTgatttgtgataaaatttgatcattttttgtttatcttatgtttatgaattttgaatgtaatatatttttttactgtaagTATAATTCCCTTAACGTATAATACCGCAGAGCGTTTTAACAATATGTGTGTGGATGGCTGCGTTATTCAAGCTCGAATTGTATGAAAAGCTAAGTTAAATATCGAGAGGTGAgttaaacatttgtattttatagtttttttttattttattttttatagttaataGCAATCTATCCCTGTGGTTTGCCCTAGGATATCGCCACTCAATATACTAGTGTACGAGTCGGCTAAGGGATACATAGCCCTGGCAGCTGGCAACAATTGCATTCACAGGAAGAGtggacgtcaggcaggcggcagGTTCTAAAATTGACAGCGGAATGTtccaaattttaaggttattttttttacgctgactgTCCATTCATTAAACATTCATGAGTAATAAGTAGCCACAGCAATTAGGCTACAATTAGGCTACTTATTACTCGTGAATGTTTAATGAGACAttaaacatgaataaaatttctgttttataatagaatagaGTATACTTATTGtgaacacacacacacacacaaacacacgCGCGCACTCGCACACCCACACACCCACATCCACACAAACGCGCgcacacacgcacacacatacatcttcatatatattttcctcatggctgagggtcgtggtcattcagtacgtggaatgaaacgcacacaacaactttcttggcactgtTAATGTAGCGGTTTCCCAttactttctttatttcagacacaagttaataaatcaaccaatgtgcgggtttcctcacgatgttttccttcacactGGAAGCAGGTGGTGGTTGATGAATATGAATACATGAGTCgcattggtatacaaactcatggagcgcgagtaggattcgaacataTGTGTGAGTGTATTTCAAtgtgtttatatgttttagaGATGTTGGCAAAGAGAAATTCCGACTTGGAAAAGACGAATCAACGGGATGTGAGTATCTGTTAATGTTTACTTAAGTATAGCTAAGCTATTAGACATAAGTTggcatttaaaattaagtcagATCATAAGATCATACTTCTTGGGTatctttaatttcttaatagtCGCATAATGGTCATATAGCACACTTATACCGCACTGCTAAAGCTTTAGCAGTTCTAAGCTAAAACGTACTCTGTAGATATACTTTGCATCTACAAGACGCAACCCGCTAATTTCTTGTCAATGAACATTATGTCTTACCGTGGACGCTTTAAAGCTCACATTTCAATGAACATCATCTTGCCAGCTGGGAGCGGTTTAGTAGAAGTTGCTAGGACCTTTATCACAAAGAGTATTTtagattttcatatttcacCATTAGCCGCATTTGCCCACTGCTGGACGTTGAAAAAATTCAACacctttatatttaatgtatttaattttaaaactatttaaaaaaaagtattagtaaaaatattcattcatttacaGTATATGCGATAAATAAGGTCTTACAGATGAATACATTCTTATagcgtaaataaataagatttaataTTCAGAGCGTATTTGcgagtatattttaaaacaccaCACGCAAAAGGAGGGTGTCATTATGTTTGTGTTTATGCGCATTATATCTATGATATTGATCTATTCTGTTTTGTTTGAAAGGTGACTTAATGCAGTGTGAGAAGCCATGATTaaatgtctgtttgtttttatttaaacttattaatatattattattgtatatattttttcatttatatccaatatttgaaaaaatgtagaTCATGATGGCACGTTGGTTGATAAAGTACatttagaaaatgttttatttatattttaggttaagatttttaaagtaagtGTCTATAGCTatagttttcaaaaatgtgtaagagttaaattatttccaataatataatatactatattatttatatttttgttatccacactattataataaatgcggAAGTCTCTGTTCGACTTTCACGGCCAAACTGCTGGGCTGTTTTtgatgaatgaaatttgggacAGAAATTAATGACCTGAGGTCAAATATTATAGGACACCGCGGGCGTAGTTGAAAATGggctaaaaactaaaatactattgaatataaaaattcaattgtgTTTAGGATCACagtttaatatgtaaaatataataataataataaagccaTTTATTTCTCATTCACAAAATGATATATAGCACACAATTTAGATTATAGTccacatttaaaattcattaattaagtatttattcatGTCATTATCTTAATTTCATGtgtcattaaattataagtcATTAAATTAggttgtacctacttataatatgtcaagaaattaataatgttatttatttatattaatctgTACCTAGTTTAGACCACTTTCATTCAAGCATAATAATCCCAAAAACATagaaaacgaaaaataaaacaaagtttttatccgataaaaattaaaacgcttTGCGAATgacagtatttttaatttataaccaTGATATAATAATcacttcaaataaattatatttaaataaattgacattatttctcaaaaaatgacatttactattaatacacgccatttacttttaaaattttaatgtactaCTTACAGTATGtgagtatttataaattaattaaataaaattaattaaatattcgcAGAAAATACAAGCCAtacgatgatgatgattgatatattattaatttagagtAAGATGAGTTTTTGACTTTTATGCTAAATGTTTACATAGAATAATAGCTACAGAGTAAAAACGAATCCTGCTCATGCGATGAAGTGATCGAcgaaataaatcatttgattATTGATGATATagttatttagataaaaaatatataaatatgttcacagctttattacaaaatattcttatagAAGTATTCGTAAGTTACATACGagtttaatttagcataaatcaatatattaaaaagttttcagAGCAATAACATGTGacgaaaaaatatcttatacgatattttaatactttatattatgatatttaataaagGTGCCAAAAGAAATGGTATTAAAATATCTGTCACAATATCCTCGCGGAGGCGTTAAAAGCCCTTGAATACGTAACTCTCGTTAAAACTCCTAAGATACAATCGGAACGCTTTGAGATGTAAAAATCGTGGATAATTCATGaagttttgttgtaattttaatgagaGTCCATTAATAGCGGCACTGTCGGCTTTGACTGTCAAGAACAAAAGTGTTCGTTAATTTATCTCTCCTTTTTACCACCCGTTGACATAATGTCGGaacattcattaatttaagaactaaGCGCGAAGTTACTTCGCTACTTTTAAAGCCTCCCTCGCGATTATGCATCCTTTTGTGTCAAAGGT is from Plodia interpunctella isolate USDA-ARS_2022_Savannah chromosome 15, ilPloInte3.2, whole genome shotgun sequence and encodes:
- the LOC128675917 gene encoding uncharacterized protein LOC128675917 produces the protein MDSNDNEALDCDQEVLKNNYQEIMNSKDEALDQDQEALNNYQETIYSTDNEDLEQKTLNNKKLNRGTMVSNNNGTMEHNQEDLNSHQEEVDVKDIEILARDQKALNNYHNSRKRQRSTSSSSSSDKVAVRTKKEKNNDDTSRNPTESVWQHDPSGLYGLKPEYLRILGIEPPICSWVSVENFRCDKSELREVLELAGYVVVCSLIYAQPKHAKVMYSHPLEAVQAISMLNKQMLYGRALSVTMMRYPLDNVILPKALPTVGPGFGAYGKPLRDIVKHYERFVNMEPNSLNPLLFYDPNDPQDNQKMTAPESVETDKKSRDEIYDRFQFSKQFVIRHIEDDSDDSRSEKDSNNGTDYQLKDAPKTTAVPKYSPGSPTRSPLSDIDRKSEMGSGAGYSLNKFSTATNQSSPAMGPNGGHVGSMGTIPSQHNNPHPTPMGQRSMIAPNAAPGPIGPRFGPNPLAGPGFRPDVPTSGSNVPPIYGQQPMPNHMAGPRFRPNVLINGPNLANLGQQPRLNPVGPGFRPNVPMTNVARPNGPITRQNAPMTNVPKLNAPITMPGIRPNIPMSGPNMAAGPTGSGLRPNTGPTTVQFRNLPPTTTFGVLSEKLSQCGPLLSLQLAARGCATAAFAHAAHAHTCFQRFNNMCVDGCVIQARIV